A window from Streptomyces sp. NBC_00299 encodes these proteins:
- a CDS encoding YceI family protein has translation MPLGLLRSRNSRESRRSRGAPGIPLPVPAGAGVVGREVVDPVGLPMRGADVTVTWMDSHEVVASGTTDPYGLFFAALPPGRYSLMITAEGLTPHRESLDVVAGAPQPAARVQLTSGRQLELPTAGTWLFDPPHTAIRFIAKHVGMAHVHGRFERFTGGIRVAPDMADSQVSVRIEAASITTGNNTRDNHLRSADFLNVERYPYIDFTSTRFAFRGGAKWTLQGSLTMHGVSRSVELDTTYLGSVNGGYGEELRCAALARAELHREDFTLNWRSMLARGIAVVGPTVQLELDVQAMYRTHDTPTPPD, from the coding sequence ATGCCCCTCGGTCTACTCAGGAGCCGAAACTCCCGAGAGAGCCGACGCTCGCGAGGAGCGCCGGGCATCCCGTTGCCCGTGCCGGCCGGTGCAGGCGTCGTGGGCCGTGAGGTCGTGGACCCGGTCGGGCTGCCGATGCGCGGCGCCGACGTGACCGTGACCTGGATGGACTCGCACGAGGTCGTGGCGTCCGGTACGACGGACCCGTACGGCCTCTTCTTCGCCGCGCTCCCGCCGGGCCGCTACAGCCTCATGATCACGGCCGAGGGTCTGACACCGCACCGGGAGTCGCTGGACGTCGTCGCCGGTGCGCCGCAGCCCGCCGCGCGGGTCCAGCTGACGTCGGGCCGGCAGCTGGAACTGCCGACTGCGGGCACCTGGCTGTTCGACCCTCCGCACACGGCGATCCGGTTCATCGCCAAGCATGTCGGCATGGCCCATGTCCACGGCCGCTTCGAGCGGTTCACCGGCGGCATACGGGTGGCGCCCGACATGGCCGATTCCCAGGTGTCGGTGCGCATCGAGGCGGCCAGCATCACCACGGGCAACAACACCCGGGACAACCATCTGCGTTCGGCCGACTTCCTGAACGTCGAGCGCTACCCGTACATCGACTTCACCAGCACTCGTTTCGCCTTCCGCGGCGGCGCCAAGTGGACGCTGCAGGGGTCGCTCACCATGCACGGTGTGAGCCGCTCGGTGGAGCTGGACACCACCTACCTGGGGTCGGTCAACGGCGGCTACGGCGAGGAGCTGCGATGTGCGGCGCTGGCGAGGGCGGAGCTGCACCGCGAGGACTTCACCCTGAACTGGCGCAGCATGCTGGCCCGCGGGATCGCGGTGGTCGGGCCCACCGTGCAGCTGGAGCTGGACGTCCAGGCGATGTACCGCACGCACGACACGCCGACCCCTCCCGACTAG
- a CDS encoding luciferase domain-containing protein, which produces MTLAQRAMKQLEVWPDLSPGPASCGAGRALRSVHSEIVHFHSDHDVDLHLTVSAIRRFHADLQESTAIRLVPGSGWVTVHLDCDTDVDLLMSLVSAALKADQSVPSPAGKRPAGDECNFRRVTVLPRR; this is translated from the coding sequence ATGACACTGGCCCAGCGCGCCATGAAGCAACTGGAAGTCTGGCCCGATCTGAGCCCGGGCCCGGCCAGTTGCGGTGCAGGGCGGGCACTGCGCTCCGTCCACAGCGAGATCGTGCACTTCCACTCCGACCATGACGTGGACCTGCACCTGACGGTGTCGGCCATCCGACGTTTCCACGCCGACCTCCAGGAGTCCACCGCGATCAGGCTGGTCCCCGGCTCGGGCTGGGTGACGGTGCATCTCGACTGCGACACGGACGTCGATCTGCTGATGAGCCTGGTCAGCGCCGCGCTCAAGGCCGACCAGAGCGTGCCGTCCCCTGCCGGGAAGCGTCCGGCAGGGGACGAGTGCAACTTCCGCCGGGTCACGGTGCTGCCCCGCCGCTAG
- the ppk2 gene encoding polyphosphate kinase 2 — protein sequence MDTELLSGLRVDYTDQDDPVLIRPDGSPVDTWRENYPYDKRMERPEYEWHKRLQQIELLKLQSWIKETGRRLVVVFEGRDAAGKGGTIKRFTEHLNPRGARVVALEKPTERERGQWYFQRYVEHLPTAGEIVLFDRSWYNRAGVERVMGFCTDDEYRRFMRQAPAFERMLVDDGVDLIKFWFSVSQGEQRTRFTIRQVDPVRQWKLSPMDLASLDRWDDYTAAKVAMFRETDTEHTPWTVVKSNDKKRARVEAMRSVLARFDYNDKDEEVVGTADPRIVGAAPGLLEAGEDDSWAPGPSGGAAP from the coding sequence ATGGACACCGAACTGCTGTCAGGGTTGCGCGTCGACTACACCGACCAGGACGACCCCGTGCTGATCCGGCCGGACGGAAGCCCGGTGGACACATGGCGCGAGAACTACCCGTACGACAAGCGCATGGAGCGCCCGGAGTACGAGTGGCACAAGCGGCTGCAGCAGATAGAACTGCTGAAGCTGCAGAGCTGGATCAAGGAGACCGGCCGCCGGCTCGTGGTCGTCTTCGAGGGGCGGGACGCGGCCGGCAAGGGCGGCACGATCAAGCGGTTCACCGAGCACCTCAATCCGCGCGGCGCCCGGGTCGTGGCCCTGGAGAAGCCGACCGAGCGGGAGCGCGGGCAGTGGTACTTCCAGCGGTACGTCGAGCATCTGCCCACCGCGGGCGAGATCGTGCTGTTCGACCGGTCCTGGTACAACCGGGCCGGCGTGGAACGGGTGATGGGCTTCTGCACGGATGACGAGTACCGGCGCTTCATGCGGCAGGCGCCCGCCTTCGAGCGCATGCTCGTCGACGACGGCGTCGACCTGATCAAGTTCTGGTTCTCGGTGTCCCAGGGCGAACAGCGCACCCGGTTCACCATCCGCCAGGTCGACCCCGTACGGCAGTGGAAGCTCAGCCCGATGGACCTGGCGTCGCTGGACCGCTGGGACGACTACACCGCCGCCAAGGTCGCCATGTTCCGCGAGACGGACACCGAGCACACGCCCTGGACCGTGGTGAAGAGCAACGACAAGAAGCGGGCGCGCGTCGAGGCGATGCGCAGCGTGCTGGCCCGCTTCGACTACAACGACAAGGACGAGGAAGTCGTCGGTACCGCCGACCCCCGGATCGTCGGCGCGGCCCCGGGCCTGCTGGAGGCGGGGGAGGACGACTCCTGGGCCCCAGGCCCTAGCGGCGGGGCAGCACCGTGA
- a CDS encoding SRPBCC domain-containing protein has product MYSTRVSWHVNASRAAVYRALLDADAVEKWRVPDGMSGHVHEFEGREGGAFRVSLTYDLPTGAGKSDAHTDTYHGRFVRLVPDEQVVEEVEFETDDPALRGLMTMTTTLTDADGGTDVVVVHEGIPDVVPAADNETGTRMALANLARLVEAGSR; this is encoded by the coding sequence ATGTACTCGACGCGGGTCTCCTGGCATGTGAACGCCTCACGCGCGGCCGTCTACCGGGCGCTGCTGGACGCGGACGCCGTCGAGAAGTGGCGGGTTCCGGACGGCATGAGCGGGCATGTGCACGAGTTCGAGGGGCGCGAAGGCGGGGCGTTCCGGGTCTCGCTCACCTATGACCTGCCGACCGGCGCCGGGAAGTCGGACGCACACACCGACACCTACCACGGCCGCTTCGTGCGGCTCGTGCCGGACGAACAGGTCGTCGAGGAGGTCGAGTTCGAGACCGACGACCCCGCCCTGCGCGGCCTGATGACGATGACCACCACCCTCACCGACGCCGACGGCGGCACGGACGTCGTCGTCGTGCACGAGGGAATCCCCGACGTGGTGCCGGCCGCGGACAACGAGACCGGCACGCGGATGGCGCTGGCGAACCTCGCCCGGCTGGTCGAGGCCGGATCACGGTGA
- a CDS encoding MarR family winged helix-turn-helix transcriptional regulator, translated as MPEPDQRLFFLLQRAAHQLRTATDRRLLATAGITTAQLGALFAIRDEPGITQQALARTLGLRESAVTGLVGRLTAAGLVAKRAHPREHRAVVLGLTGDGAAALDAAQPEVDRFNAEARALLGEDGFTRTAAAMRALASWESPDP; from the coding sequence ATGCCCGAGCCCGATCAGCGACTGTTCTTCCTGCTCCAGCGGGCGGCGCACCAGCTGCGCACCGCCACCGACCGGCGCCTGCTGGCCACCGCCGGGATCACCACGGCCCAGCTCGGCGCGCTGTTCGCGATCCGTGACGAGCCGGGCATCACCCAGCAGGCGCTGGCCCGCACCCTCGGGCTGCGCGAGTCCGCCGTCACCGGGCTGGTCGGCCGCCTCACCGCGGCCGGTCTGGTCGCCAAGAGGGCGCATCCGCGGGAACACCGCGCCGTGGTGCTGGGGTTGACCGGCGACGGGGCCGCCGCACTCGACGCCGCGCAGCCGGAGGTCGACCGGTTCAACGCCGAGGCGCGGGCGCTGCTGGGCGAGGACGGGTTCACGCGGACGGCGGCGGCGATGCGCGCACTGGCCTCTTGGGAGTCCCCTGACCCGTAG
- a CDS encoding PaaI family thioesterase, producing MDNTLDLPLARKVLAAQPFSVLLGARLTAFGDGEATLELDLREDLLQQHGFAHGGLLGYAADNALSFAAGAAVGFGVMTAGFTIDFLRPAKGETLRAHARVIRAGRTRAVCRCDLTTVAADGTTTLCAVAQGSIAVTEPARDSERDAP from the coding sequence GTGGACAACACTCTCGATCTGCCCCTGGCCCGCAAGGTGCTGGCCGCCCAACCCTTCAGCGTGCTGCTGGGTGCCAGGCTCACGGCCTTCGGGGACGGCGAGGCAACACTCGAACTGGACCTCCGTGAGGATCTGCTGCAGCAGCACGGCTTCGCCCACGGCGGTCTGCTCGGCTACGCGGCGGACAACGCGCTGTCGTTCGCCGCGGGCGCCGCGGTCGGCTTCGGTGTGATGACCGCCGGATTCACCATCGACTTCCTGCGCCCCGCCAAGGGCGAGACCCTGCGCGCCCATGCCCGGGTGATCCGGGCCGGCCGTACGCGTGCGGTGTGCCGCTGCGATCTGACGACGGTCGCCGCCGACGGCACCACGACCCTGTGCGCCGTGGCCCAGGGCAGCATCGCGGTCACCGAACCGGCCCGGGACAGCGAGCGCGACGCTCCCTGA
- a CDS encoding enolase C-terminal domain-like protein produces MTQPVVTSFAVHPVAGHDSMLLNLSGAHAPYFTRNVVVIEDSEGRTGLGEVPGGEKITRTLRDAERLVVGARVGDHKRVLRAIESAFADRDTGGRGAQTYDLRTTVHAVTAVESALLDLLGQHLEVPVAALLGDGQQRDSVRVLGYLFYVGDPDRTDLDYVRAPDADVDWYRIRHEEALTPEAIVRQAEATYDHYGFRDFKLKGGVLPGAEEVKAVTALKDRFPEARITLDPNGAWSLREAVELCRPLLGTLAYAEDPCGAEGGYSGREILAEFRRATGLPTATNMIATDWRQLTHALALQSVSIPLADPHFWTMQGSVRVAQLCNAMGLTWGCHSNNHFDISLAMMAHCGAAAPGDYNALDTHWIWQEGLERLTVEPPRIAGGEVAVPDTPGLGIRLDMDRLLAAHELYEEKALSGRDDAVGMRYLIDGWTFDAKRPCLVR; encoded by the coding sequence ATGACCCAGCCCGTCGTCACCAGCTTCGCCGTCCATCCGGTCGCCGGCCACGACTCGATGCTCCTCAACCTCTCCGGCGCGCACGCCCCGTACTTCACCCGCAACGTCGTCGTCATCGAGGACTCAGAAGGGCGTACGGGCCTCGGTGAGGTGCCCGGCGGCGAGAAGATCACCCGGACCCTGCGCGACGCCGAACGCCTGGTCGTCGGCGCGCGCGTGGGTGACCACAAGCGTGTCCTGCGTGCCATCGAGTCCGCCTTCGCCGACCGCGACACGGGCGGTCGCGGCGCCCAGACCTACGACCTGCGCACCACCGTCCACGCGGTCACCGCCGTCGAGTCGGCCCTCCTCGACCTGCTCGGCCAACACCTCGAAGTCCCGGTCGCCGCCCTCCTCGGCGACGGGCAACAGCGCGACTCCGTACGGGTACTCGGCTACCTCTTCTACGTCGGCGACCCGGACCGGACCGACCTGGACTACGTCCGCGCCCCGGACGCGGACGTCGACTGGTACCGCATCCGGCACGAGGAGGCACTCACCCCCGAGGCGATCGTCCGGCAGGCCGAGGCCACCTACGACCACTACGGCTTCCGCGACTTCAAGCTCAAGGGCGGAGTCCTGCCCGGCGCGGAGGAGGTCAAAGCCGTCACCGCGCTCAAGGACCGCTTCCCCGAGGCACGGATCACCCTCGACCCGAACGGCGCCTGGTCGCTGCGCGAGGCGGTCGAGCTGTGCCGTCCGCTCCTGGGCACCCTCGCCTATGCCGAGGACCCCTGCGGGGCCGAAGGCGGCTACTCGGGGCGCGAGATCCTCGCGGAGTTCCGCAGGGCCACCGGGCTGCCCACGGCGACCAACATGATCGCCACGGACTGGCGTCAGCTGACCCACGCCCTGGCCCTGCAGTCGGTGTCCATCCCGCTCGCCGACCCGCACTTCTGGACCATGCAGGGCTCGGTGCGCGTCGCCCAGCTGTGCAACGCGATGGGGCTGACCTGGGGCTGCCACTCCAACAACCACTTCGACATCTCCCTGGCGATGATGGCCCACTGCGGTGCGGCGGCACCCGGCGACTACAACGCCCTGGACACGCACTGGATCTGGCAGGAGGGGCTGGAGCGGCTCACCGTGGAGCCGCCGAGGATCGCCGGCGGCGAGGTCGCCGTACCGGACACGCCCGGACTCGGCATCCGGCTGGACATGGACCGGCTCCTGGCCGCCCACGAGCTCTACGAGGAGAAGGCGCTGTCGGGCCGGGACGACGCCGTCGGCATGCGGTACCTGATCGACGGCTGGACCTTCGACGCCAAGCGGCCCTGCCTCGTGCGCTGA
- a CDS encoding gluconate:H+ symporter — protein MPLVVVGISVLVLLVLMTKLRLNGFAALLLVAVGVGLVQGIGLEKIPDVLAEGIGDQIGDTMLTIGLGAMVGRVMGDSGAAQRIAGRLLDVCGPRWVQVAMVLTAMLIGVTMFYEVAFVIIVPIAFTLVRVTRANLLWVGLPMSIALSTMHSFLPPHPGPTAVAATFHASVGLTLFYGLFIAVPVGAFIALLWPRLPFVRAMNPSIPKGLVSDRVFEDDEMPGMGWSLSVALLPVVLIAGAAVTDLAASGDNGPLHFIAFIGSAPIALLLTLLVAIWAFGPRIGRSLAEVSASCKEAAQAMAMILLVIGAGGAFKNVLVEGGISDYIKEATDGWSISPILLAWLIAAILRIALGSATVAVVTASGVALPLLAGSGVHPEVMVLAVSCGSIAFSHVNDPGFWMFKEYFNLSVLDAIKARTTYTTVLALLGLGGVLVLEPVLDALGI, from the coding sequence ATGCCGCTCGTGGTGGTCGGGATCAGCGTCCTGGTCCTGCTCGTCCTGATGACCAAACTCCGGCTGAACGGCTTCGCCGCCCTGCTCCTGGTGGCGGTGGGCGTCGGCCTGGTCCAGGGGATCGGGCTGGAGAAGATCCCGGACGTCCTCGCCGAGGGCATCGGCGACCAGATCGGCGACACCATGCTCACCATCGGGCTCGGTGCCATGGTCGGCCGGGTGATGGGGGACTCCGGCGCCGCGCAGCGAATAGCCGGCCGGCTTCTCGACGTGTGCGGGCCGCGCTGGGTGCAGGTGGCCATGGTGCTGACGGCCATGCTCATCGGCGTCACGATGTTCTACGAGGTGGCCTTCGTCATCATCGTGCCGATCGCCTTCACCCTCGTCCGGGTCACCCGGGCCAACCTGCTGTGGGTGGGGTTGCCCATGTCGATCGCCCTGTCCACCATGCACAGCTTCCTGCCGCCCCACCCGGGCCCCACCGCGGTGGCCGCCACCTTCCACGCGTCCGTCGGACTCACCCTGTTCTACGGCCTGTTCATCGCCGTCCCGGTCGGCGCGTTCATCGCCCTGCTGTGGCCGCGCCTCCCGTTCGTCCGGGCGATGAACCCGTCCATCCCCAAGGGCCTGGTCAGCGACCGTGTCTTCGAGGACGACGAGATGCCCGGCATGGGCTGGTCGCTGTCCGTCGCCCTGCTGCCCGTGGTCCTCATCGCCGGCGCCGCGGTGACCGACCTCGCCGCCTCCGGCGACAACGGCCCGCTGCACTTCATCGCCTTCATCGGATCCGCGCCGATCGCCCTGCTGCTCACCCTGCTCGTGGCGATCTGGGCGTTCGGCCCGCGCATCGGCCGCAGCCTCGCCGAGGTCAGCGCCTCGTGCAAGGAGGCCGCCCAGGCGATGGCGATGATCCTGCTCGTCATCGGCGCGGGCGGTGCCTTCAAGAACGTCCTCGTCGAGGGCGGCATCTCCGACTACATCAAGGAAGCAACCGACGGCTGGTCGATCTCCCCGATCCTGCTGGCATGGCTGATCGCGGCCATCCTCCGCATCGCCCTCGGCTCCGCGACCGTCGCCGTCGTCACCGCGTCCGGTGTGGCGCTGCCCCTGCTCGCGGGCAGTGGCGTCCACCCCGAGGTGATGGTGCTCGCCGTCTCCTGCGGCTCGATCGCCTTCTCCCACGTCAACGACCCGGGATTCTGGATGTTCAAGGAGTACTTCAACCTGTCCGTCCTCGACGCGATCAAGGCGCGCACCACATACACGACGGTGCTCGCACTTCTCGGGCTGGGTGGCGTCCTGGTCCTGGAACCGGTCCTCGACGCCCTCGGCATCTGA
- a CDS encoding TIGR03668 family PPOX class F420-dependent oxidoreductase, which translates to MPDMERDEARSRFAGVPVARLATVDPEGRPHLVPVVFALRGDEIVTAVDHKPKRSQRLRRLHNIAGHPSVCLLADVYDDDWDRLWWVRADGDARILPPDATDGAARDEYAAAVESLRQKYPRHYEARPPAGPVIVITVVRWNGWRAARDAG; encoded by the coding sequence ATGCCGGACATGGAACGGGACGAGGCGCGCAGCCGGTTCGCCGGGGTGCCGGTGGCTCGGCTGGCGACGGTCGATCCGGAGGGCCGCCCGCATCTGGTCCCGGTCGTGTTCGCGCTGCGCGGCGACGAGATCGTCACCGCCGTCGACCACAAGCCGAAGCGGTCCCAGCGGCTCAGGCGGCTGCACAACATCGCCGGGCACCCGTCTGTCTGTCTGCTGGCGGACGTGTACGACGACGACTGGGACCGCCTGTGGTGGGTCAGGGCGGACGGCGACGCCCGGATTCTGCCGCCGGACGCGACCGACGGGGCGGCGCGTGACGAGTACGCCGCCGCCGTCGAGTCGCTGCGGCAGAAGTACCCCCGCCACTACGAGGCACGGCCGCCCGCAGGGCCGGTGATCGTGATCACCGTCGTGCGCTGGAACGGCTGGCGGGCCGCACGGGACGCCGGGTGA
- a CDS encoding archease — translation MVGDTDDDIQTRRRGGSGHRAVPHPDDVRIEAWGVSRERCLVEAALGMVECFADVTAVRPTSMERVRLAEEDDERLLSALLDEVALRLDADGRVPVDLEAATSDGALDVRLALADLADVQATGASPKGVSWHGLHIGPDPYGWSCAVTVDV, via the coding sequence ATGGTCGGCGACACGGACGACGACATCCAGACCCGGCGGCGCGGTGGAAGCGGCCATCGGGCGGTGCCCCACCCGGACGACGTACGGATCGAGGCCTGGGGCGTCAGCCGCGAGCGCTGCCTGGTGGAGGCGGCGCTGGGCATGGTGGAGTGCTTCGCCGACGTGACGGCGGTGCGGCCCACCTCCATGGAACGGGTGCGGCTCGCCGAGGAGGACGACGAACGGCTGCTGAGCGCCCTGCTCGACGAGGTCGCCCTCCGGCTGGACGCGGACGGCCGGGTGCCCGTCGACCTGGAGGCCGCCACCTCGGACGGCGCCCTCGACGTACGGCTCGCACTCGCCGACCTGGCGGACGTACAGGCCACCGGCGCCTCCCCGAAGGGCGTCTCCTGGCACGGGCTGCACATCGGGCCGGATCCGTACGGGTGGTCGTGCGCGGTGACCGTGGACGTGTGA
- a CDS encoding CapA family protein: MSGGTVTLFVCGDVMLGRGVDQILARPGDPALREGYVTDARSYVSMAEAVNGPIPAPVDPSWPWGEALGLLESGGPDVRIVNLETSVTCSDTFEPGKAVHYRMHPANLPALTVARPDVCVLSNNHVLDFGGAGLEETLDVLHGAGLRTAGAGRSAEEAYAPVALPLPHGGRVLVFALGAGSSGVPAAWAATADRPGVAHVPALSPTAAAEAVRHIRQVKRADDLVVVSVHWGSNWGYAVPRDQRRFAHALVDGGADVVHGHSSHHPRPVEVHRGRLILHGCGDFIDDCEGIPGYEQYRDDLRLACFVTVAADTGELVGLRMVPLLARRMRLEAAPPEDRTWLHATLDGISHGVHLALEADGALTLTKPVTRAAR, encoded by the coding sequence ATGAGCGGCGGCACGGTGACGCTGTTCGTCTGCGGTGACGTGATGCTCGGACGCGGCGTCGACCAGATCCTGGCCCGGCCCGGCGACCCGGCGCTGCGGGAGGGGTACGTCACGGACGCCCGCTCCTACGTGAGCATGGCGGAGGCGGTGAACGGACCGATCCCGGCGCCCGTCGACCCGTCGTGGCCGTGGGGCGAGGCGCTGGGGCTGCTGGAGTCGGGCGGTCCGGACGTGCGGATCGTCAATCTGGAGACGTCGGTGACGTGCAGCGACACGTTCGAGCCCGGAAAGGCGGTCCACTACCGCATGCATCCCGCCAACCTGCCGGCCCTCACCGTCGCCCGGCCCGACGTGTGCGTCCTGTCCAACAACCACGTGCTCGACTTCGGCGGCGCGGGCCTGGAGGAGACTCTCGACGTGCTCCATGGAGCGGGTCTGCGCACGGCCGGCGCGGGGCGCAGCGCCGAGGAGGCGTACGCGCCCGTGGCACTCCCGCTCCCCCACGGCGGACGCGTGCTCGTCTTCGCCCTCGGCGCCGGCAGCAGCGGCGTCCCCGCGGCCTGGGCGGCGACTGCGGACCGGCCCGGCGTCGCCCACGTTCCCGCGTTGTCGCCGACCGCGGCCGCAGAAGCGGTACGGCACATACGGCAGGTGAAGCGGGCCGACGACCTCGTGGTCGTGTCCGTGCACTGGGGATCCAACTGGGGCTACGCCGTCCCGCGGGACCAGCGCCGTTTCGCGCACGCCCTGGTGGACGGCGGGGCCGATGTCGTCCACGGTCACTCCTCGCACCATCCCCGCCCCGTCGAGGTGCACCGCGGCCGGCTGATCCTGCACGGTTGCGGCGACTTCATCGACGACTGCGAGGGCATCCCGGGCTACGAGCAGTACCGCGACGACCTGCGCCTCGCCTGCTTCGTGACGGTGGCGGCGGACACGGGCGAACTCGTCGGGCTGCGCATGGTGCCGCTGCTCGCCCGCCGCATGCGCCTGGAGGCCGCCCCGCCCGAGGACCGCACGTGGCTGCACGCCACCCTCGACGGCATCAGTCACGGCGTCCACCTCGCCCTCGAGGCGGACGGCGCGCTCACCCTGACGAAGCCCGTCACCCGAGCCGCCCGCTGA
- a CDS encoding phosphoribosyltransferase gives MQFRDRAEAGRELAEQLRVRQDKGLLPHPVVLALPRGGVAVAREISRALQAPLDVLVVRKIGAPFHEEFGVGALAGDGPPLFDEQTLLRLGLNEADLAPVVERERHELRRREERYRQGRPAPELRGRTAVVVDDGVATGSTARVALRALRARHPEHLVLAVPVCAPEAAEELRREVDDFVCLHQPGLFSSVGEWYEDFGQLTDADVLEALGGE, from the coding sequence ATGCAGTTCCGTGACCGCGCGGAGGCCGGGCGTGAGCTGGCCGAGCAGCTGCGTGTCCGGCAGGACAAGGGCCTCCTTCCGCATCCCGTGGTCCTCGCGCTGCCACGCGGCGGCGTCGCGGTCGCCCGGGAGATCTCCCGGGCGCTGCAGGCCCCGCTGGACGTGCTCGTCGTACGCAAGATCGGCGCCCCGTTCCACGAGGAGTTCGGGGTCGGCGCGCTCGCGGGCGACGGGCCTCCGCTCTTCGACGAGCAGACGCTGCTGCGGCTCGGGTTGAACGAGGCCGACCTGGCGCCGGTGGTGGAGCGGGAACGGCACGAGCTGCGGCGGCGCGAGGAGCGCTATCGGCAGGGCCGTCCGGCTCCCGAGCTGCGTGGCCGTACGGCCGTCGTCGTCGACGACGGAGTCGCGACCGGCTCAACCGCACGCGTCGCCCTGCGCGCCCTACGGGCCCGGCACCCCGAGCATCTGGTGCTTGCCGTGCCGGTCTGCGCACCCGAGGCGGCCGAGGAACTGCGCCGGGAGGTCGACGACTTCGTCTGCCTGCACCAGCCAGGACTGTTCAGCTCGGTCGGAGAGTGGTACGAGGATTTCGGCCAGCTGACCGACGCCGATGTGCTGGAAGCACTGGGCGGCGAGTGA
- a CDS encoding YbhB/YbcL family Raf kinase inhibitor-like protein, producing MTDIELKSSAFDHHAMIPRRYALEGENLSPPLAWSGVPDEAAELALLCEDPDAPSGTFVHWLVTGIDPHADGLPAGGTTPGSHPHTNGYGESGWGGPLPPVGDDAHRYFFRLYALPGPVSVPEAASAVEAHRVFDEQQLASGTLIGLYKR from the coding sequence ATGACCGACATCGAACTCAAGAGCTCCGCGTTCGACCACCACGCGATGATCCCGCGGCGGTACGCCCTGGAAGGGGAGAACCTCTCCCCGCCGCTGGCCTGGTCCGGAGTACCCGACGAGGCGGCGGAGCTGGCCCTGCTGTGCGAGGACCCGGACGCCCCGTCGGGGACCTTCGTGCACTGGCTGGTCACCGGTATCGATCCGCACGCGGACGGACTGCCGGCCGGCGGAACGACCCCCGGCAGCCACCCGCACACGAACGGCTACGGAGAATCGGGGTGGGGCGGCCCCCTGCCCCCGGTGGGCGATGACGCGCACCGGTACTTCTTCCGCCTGTACGCCCTCCCGGGCCCCGTTTCCGTCCCGGAGGCGGCCTCGGCCGTGGAGGCCCACCGGGTGTTCGACGAGCAGCAGCTCGCCAGCGGAACACTCATCGGGCTCTACAAACGGTGA
- a CDS encoding glycosyltransferase family 2 protein: MTRPSRVGDGTDTTAPPLSYAVVVPTRLRDTLADCLGALAAATGAPPDEIVLVDDRRGPDHGDLGHPLDVLGDLRARTTVVRSGGHGPAVARNAGLRGVRTADWVVFLDDDVQVGPHWCEQVVRDLAEAPSTTAGVQGVITVPLPGGRRPTDCERRTAGLATARWITSDMAYRADVLREVGGFDERFRHAQHEDTDLALRVLDAGWGIRRGRRTTRHPVRPADRWDSLHDERGNADDALMVRLHGPDWWYKTASPRGRIRAHAAVTSAGVAACALLAARRPAAAGLAAGAWTLGTARFAWKRIAPGPRTRYEVDTMLVTSVLIPPAAVCHRLGGLWRHRTARPWREVTRSSGPAVPTN, from the coding sequence ATGACCAGGCCGAGCCGGGTGGGGGACGGTACGGACACCACGGCGCCACCGCTCTCCTACGCCGTGGTCGTGCCGACCCGGTTGCGCGACACCCTCGCGGACTGCCTGGGCGCGCTCGCCGCCGCGACCGGAGCGCCGCCGGACGAGATCGTCCTCGTCGACGACCGTCGCGGGCCGGACCACGGTGACCTGGGCCATCCGCTCGACGTGCTCGGCGACCTGCGGGCCCGCACCACGGTGGTGCGCAGCGGCGGACACGGCCCGGCGGTCGCGCGCAACGCCGGTCTGCGGGGCGTGCGTACCGCTGACTGGGTCGTCTTCCTCGACGACGACGTGCAGGTGGGACCGCACTGGTGCGAGCAGGTGGTGCGGGACCTGGCCGAGGCGCCGTCGACCACGGCGGGCGTCCAGGGCGTGATCACGGTGCCGCTGCCCGGCGGGCGCCGCCCCACCGACTGTGAGCGCCGCACCGCGGGCCTGGCCACGGCCCGGTGGATCACCTCCGACATGGCCTACCGCGCCGACGTCCTCAGGGAGGTCGGCGGCTTCGACGAACGCTTCCGGCACGCGCAGCACGAGGACACCGACCTCGCCCTGCGCGTCCTGGACGCCGGCTGGGGCATCCGGCGAGGCCGGCGCACCACCCGCCACCCCGTCCGTCCCGCCGACCGGTGGGACTCCCTGCACGACGAGCGCGGCAACGCCGACGACGCGCTCATGGTCCGGCTGCACGGCCCCGACTGGTGGTACAAGACGGCGTCGCCGCGCGGCCGTATCCGCGCCCATGCGGCGGTCACCTCGGCGGGCGTCGCCGCCTGCGCCCTCCTCGCGGCCCGAAGGCCCGCGGCCGCAGGCCTCGCGGCAGGTGCCTGGACCCTCGGCACCGCCCGTTTCGCCTGGAAACGGATCGCTCCCGGGCCCCGGACCCGGTACGAGGTCGACACGATGCTCGTGACCAGCGTCCTCATCCCGCCCGCCGCCGTCTGCCACCGCCTCGGCGGATTGTGGCGCCATCGAACGGCCCGCCCCTGGCGAGAGGTGACGAGGAGTTCCGGGCCCGCCGTCCCGACGAACTGA